One genomic window of Salvelinus alpinus chromosome 17, SLU_Salpinus.1, whole genome shotgun sequence includes the following:
- the ttll10 gene encoding protein polyglycylase TTLL10: MSSENLVEPCPQGETGVRGLPEAQLACGDNTPWVSQSQGRTQEEEVGDSGSLADNNKIQEVTSEPSEGVGKLQEDPQTGLRGNQGTSAARRSGEDGGPGVCLEEQCFSGSRRRSSPRGVVLLPYPERERNRRTEEPRGPGSFFFFGGGNGASIVTSYCESRGWQRIYDKTREDFKLKWCEIKSPVTYYNFKEGEQLLYQIPNNKVLTTKIGLLSSLREYDRFSSKVNHGRGLRRLKIEEFFPITFRMDMRDEREAFFAQQEGMCDEETSMWICKPTGLNQGRGIFLLRSQEDVSAFRLKLQNIAESQCNRTLPFRLPQARIVQQYIQNPLLLKRRKFDVRSYFLIACTSPYMVFFRHGYVRLTCDLYDPNSPNLSSHLTNQYMQKKNPLYSVLKEETVWSMDRFNTYVNDKLSVAKGLPRDWVLGTFAKRMQQIMIQCFFAVKAKLDRKLGYFDLIGCDFMIDDDFKVWLLEMNCNPALHTNCEALKEVIPSTVVETLDLTLEIFNKCRCGMKLLPLASQRDFVLLYDGETAHVPVLSRRSKTAVPLQAQHPKSASTQMPFTTSRTQKTESVTSVSREKSVSENTFSPVAMTAVLVPLTGTDATDHPAPVTTHNDPSLQTRPNQPTGPAGAPRPHPTHKPSPRPLKPAQARVELRLSKCTWQRRSGNSEHRKPPDLLWVKNTFMSLSTPALTEGSRFSVRCLRATKACHPDLRPTQFRLAKPGTSGPVWTDKQDKKGEQEGGGGQEPGVDTQSAAKEEKEDKEHREEL; encoded by the exons ATGTCATCTGAGAACTTGGTTGAGCCCTGCCCTCAGGGCGAGACAGGGGTGAGAGGGCTCCCGGAAGCCCAGCTGGCCTGTGGAGACAACACGCCCTGGGTGAGCCAGAGCCAAGGAAGGacacaggaggaggaggtgggagacaGCGGGTCCCTGGCCGACAACAACAAGATACAGGAAGTGACATCAGAACCCAGTGAAGGGGTAGGCAAACTGCAGGAGGACCCACAGACAGGTCTCAGAGGTAACCAGGGGACGTCTGCAGCACGGAGGAGCGGGGAGGATGGAGGGCCAG GTGTGTGTCTGGAAGAGCAGTGCTTCAGTGGGAGTAGGAGGAGGTCTTCCCCCAGGGGGGTGGTGTTACTACCGTATCCAGAAAGGGAGAGGAACAGGCGGACAGAGGAGCCCAGGGGCCCAGGgtctttcttcttctttggagGAGGTAACGGAGCCTCCAT AGTAACCTCCTATTGTGAGAGCAGAGGATGGCAACGAATCTACGACAAGACTAGAGAGGACTTTAAACTCAAGTGGTGCGAGATCAAATCCCCAGTCACCTATTACAACTTCAAAGAAG GTGAACAGCTCCTTTACCAGATCCCCAACAACAAGGTGCTGACCACTAAGATCGGCCTCCTTAGCAGCCTAAGGGAGTATGACCGCTTCAGCAGCAAGGTCAACCACGGTCGGGGACTGAG GAGGTTGAAAATTGAGGAGTTTTTCCCCATCACCTTCCGCATGGacatgagagatgagagagaggcttTCTTTGCCCAGCAGGAAG GTATGTGTGATGAGGAGACAAGCATGTGGATCTGTAAGCCCACGGGCCTCAACCAGGGGCGAGGCATCTTCCTCCTGAGGAGCCAGGAAGACGTCTCGGCCTTCAGACTCAAGCTGCAGAACATCGCAGAGAGCCAGTGCAACAGGACGCTGCCTTTTCGCTTGCCCCAGGCACGCATCGTGCAGCA GTATATCCAGAACCCTCTGCTCTTAAAGCGGAGAAAGTTTGATGTGCGCTCCTATTTCCTCATTGCCTGCACCTCACCCTACATGGTATTTTTTCGCCATGGTTACGTGCGCTTGACCTGTGACCTTTATGACCCCAACTCCCCCAACCTCTCTTCCCATTTGACCAATCAG TACATGCAGAAGAAGAACCCTCTCTACAGCGTGCTGAAGGAGGAGACCGTCTGGTCCATGGATCGATTCAACACCTACGTCAATGACAAGCTCAGTGTTGCCAAGGGTCTGCCTAGGGACTGGGTGCTTGGCACTTTCGCC AAGCGAATGCAGCAGATCATGATCCAGTGTTTCTTCGCTGTGAAAGCCAAGCTAGATCGTAAACTGGGGTACTTTGACCTGATTGGCTGTGATTTCATGATTGACGATGACTTTAAG GTGTGGCTGTTGGAGATGAACTGTAACCCAGCCCTCCACACCAACTGTGAGGCCCTGAAGGAAGTGATTCCCAGTACTGTTGTGGAAACTTTGG ATCTGACTCTGGAGATCTTCAACAAGTGTCGCTGTGGAATGAAGCTGCTTCCACTGGCCAGTCAGAGGGACTTTGTGCTACTGTATGATGGCGAGACTGCCCATGTCCCTGTTCTCAGCCGTAGGAGCAAAACAGCAGTACCCCTCCAAGCCCAGCACCCAAAGAGTGCCTCCACCCAAATgcccttcaccaccagcaggacTCAGAAGACCGAGTCTGTAACATCAGTGTCTCGGGAGAAGTCAGTGAGTGAAAACACATTTTCTCCTGTAGCCATGACGGCTGTCTTGGTACCCCTGACTGGCACTGATGCCACTGACCATCCTGCCCCTGTCACTACACACAATGATCCATCCCTGCAGACCCGTCCCAACCAACCCACAGGCCCAGCAGGGGCCCCCAGACCCCATCCCACCCACAAACCCAGTCCTCGGCCCCTCAAGCCAGCCCAAGCTCGCGTGGAGCTCCGGCTCAGCAAGTGCACCTGGCAGCGGCGATCGGGGAACTCAGAACATCGCAAGCCCCCAGATCTCCTGTGGGTGAAGAATACCTTCATGTCCCTTTCCACCCCGGCTCTAACTGAGGGCTCACGCTTCTCTGTGAGATGCCTGCGGGCCACCAAAGCCTGCCACCCCGACCTGAGGCCCACCCAGTTCCGCTTGGCCAAGCCCGGCACCAGCGGCCCCGTGTGGACAGACAAACAGGACAAGAAAGGGGaacaggagggaggggggggccaGGAGCCCGGTGTAGACACACAGAGTGCAGccaaggaagagaaagaggacaaAGAGCACAGGGAGGAGCTGTGA